In Streptomyces canus, one DNA window encodes the following:
- a CDS encoding LysR family transcriptional regulator — MEHQQRSQARLSPSSDTEDMVMLLAPRLAYFAGVARTEHVTRAAQEMDVPQSTLSRAMVRLEQDLGVDLFARIGRTVSLTPAGRTFLASAERALAEIQRAADEVRADADPATGKVAFGFLHTMGSETVPGLIRAFRADHPRVRFSLVQNYGEAMIERLRAGELDLCLTSPVPDAPDLVARRLDEQKLRLVVPADHPLAARRRVRLAEAAEESFVTLEPGYGLRRITDDLCQEAGFKPRIAFEGEEAETLRGLVAAGLGVALLPPPAFPRPGVAELTVTAPRAAREIGVAWLDGHPDTPPVAAFKKFLLSRRGNLLP; from the coding sequence ATGGAGCATCAGCAGAGGTCACAGGCGCGCCTGTCACCATCCAGTGACACAGAAGACATGGTGATGTTGCTGGCCCCGCGGCTCGCCTACTTCGCCGGCGTGGCCCGCACCGAGCACGTCACCCGCGCCGCGCAGGAGATGGACGTACCCCAGTCGACGCTCTCGCGCGCGATGGTCCGCCTGGAACAGGACCTCGGCGTCGACCTGTTCGCCCGCATCGGCCGCACGGTCTCCCTCACCCCCGCGGGCCGCACCTTCCTCGCCTCCGCCGAACGCGCCCTCGCCGAGATCCAGCGTGCCGCGGACGAGGTCCGCGCGGACGCCGACCCGGCCACCGGCAAGGTCGCCTTCGGCTTCCTGCACACCATGGGCTCGGAAACGGTCCCCGGCCTGATCCGGGCCTTCCGCGCCGACCATCCCCGCGTCCGCTTCAGCCTGGTCCAGAACTACGGCGAGGCGATGATCGAACGGCTGCGGGCGGGGGAGCTGGACCTGTGTCTGACCTCCCCGGTCCCGGACGCCCCCGACCTCGTCGCCCGCCGCCTCGACGAACAGAAGCTACGGCTCGTGGTCCCCGCCGATCACCCCCTCGCGGCCCGTAGACGCGTGCGCCTCGCCGAGGCCGCCGAGGAGTCCTTCGTGACCCTGGAGCCCGGCTACGGCCTGCGCCGCATCACGGACGACCTCTGCCAGGAGGCCGGCTTCAAGCCGAGGATCGCCTTCGAGGGGGAGGAGGCGGAGACCCTGAGGGGCCTGGTGGCGGCCGGACTGGGTGTCGCCCTCCTGCCGCCACCGGCCTTCCCCCGCCCAGGAGTCGCGGAACTGACGGTCACGGCCCCCCGGGCGGCCCGCGAGATCGGGGTGGCCTGGCTGGACGGCCACCCGGACACACCCCCGGTGGCCGCCTTCAAGAAGTTCCTGCTGTCGAGAAGGGGGAACCTGCTGCCCTGA
- a CDS encoding PspC domain-containing protein, with product MSRLARPTDGRMIGGVCAALARRFGTSATTMRVIFLVSCLLPGPQFLLYIALWILFPSEEKAQAAW from the coding sequence ATGTCCCGCCTTGCCCGCCCCACCGACGGCCGCATGATCGGCGGAGTGTGTGCCGCGCTGGCACGGCGCTTCGGCACCTCCGCGACCACGATGCGCGTGATCTTCCTGGTGTCCTGTCTGCTGCCGGGCCCGCAGTTCCTGCTCTACATAGCGCTGTGGATCCTGTTCCCCTCGGAGGAGAAGGCGCAGGCCGCCTGGTAA
- a CDS encoding AEC family transporter, whose translation MQGVLTGFAVIAVVIGVGYLIGLRGYLGDQGREVLTKLAFHVASPALLFTTLARADLSVIFSSRLLVTALSTAAAAGIFVAVGVVRGWGLGRTTIGALCSSYVNSGNLGIPIAVYVLGDASLVAPVLLFQLVGVTPVALTVLDLASGDGERGPLWRRLLTPLRNPIAVGSLAGVAVSAAGLKVPAPVMDPLTLIGGMSVPAVLLAFGISLCGSTMPGRGPDRQLVLLSVALKSVGQPAAAWALAAGVFGLHGSQLLDVVVTSALPAAQNLYTYASTYGVGERLARDSILVSTVLSVPVLVGVAALLG comes from the coding sequence GTGCAGGGAGTGCTGACCGGCTTCGCGGTCATCGCGGTGGTCATCGGGGTCGGTTACCTCATCGGCCTGCGCGGCTACCTCGGCGACCAGGGCCGGGAGGTCCTGACCAAGCTGGCCTTCCACGTGGCGTCCCCGGCCCTGCTGTTCACGACCCTGGCGCGGGCCGACCTGTCGGTGATCTTCTCCAGCCGCCTCCTGGTGACCGCGCTCAGCACGGCCGCGGCGGCGGGGATCTTCGTCGCGGTGGGTGTCGTACGGGGCTGGGGGCTGGGCCGTACGACGATCGGCGCTTTGTGCTCGTCCTACGTCAACTCCGGCAACCTCGGTATCCCGATCGCGGTGTACGTCCTCGGGGACGCGTCACTGGTGGCGCCGGTGCTCCTGTTCCAGCTGGTGGGGGTGACCCCGGTCGCGCTGACGGTCCTGGACCTGGCGTCGGGTGACGGGGAGAGGGGCCCGCTGTGGCGGAGACTGCTGACCCCGCTCCGCAATCCGATCGCGGTGGGCTCACTGGCCGGCGTGGCGGTCTCGGCGGCCGGTCTCAAGGTCCCGGCCCCCGTCATGGACCCCTTGACCCTGATCGGCGGCATGTCGGTCCCGGCCGTCCTCCTCGCCTTCGGCATCTCCCTGTGCGGCAGCACGATGCCCGGCCGGGGCCCGGACCGACAGCTCGTCCTGCTTTCGGTCGCGCTGAAGTCGGTGGGGCAGCCAGCGGCGGCCTGGGCCCTGGCGGCCGGGGTCTTCGGCCTGCACGGGTCCCAACTCCTCGACGTGGTCGTGACCTCGGCCCTGCCGGCCGCGCAGAACCTCTACACGTACGCGTCCACCTACGGCGTGGGCGAACGCTTGGCCCGGGACTCGATCCTGGTGTCGACGGTGTTGTCGGTGCCGGTGCTGGTGGGGGTGGCGGCGTTGTTGGGCTGA
- a CDS encoding STAS domain-containing protein: protein MSYARPPGLPIVDAMTPAVLVLVGPVTRDEVTGLSDEVRALLRTTRAGVVVCDVAGLGPPGLGTVDLLARLQLAARRAGGRIRLRDPDPGLHALLDLVGLRFEVEGQSEQGEPALGVEEEVEPGEPAV from the coding sequence ATGAGTTACGCCCGCCCGCCCGGTCTACCGATCGTGGACGCCATGACACCCGCTGTACTCGTGCTCGTCGGCCCTGTCACCCGGGACGAGGTGACGGGGCTGAGCGACGAGGTCCGGGCGCTGTTGCGGACGACCCGTGCCGGGGTGGTGGTGTGCGACGTCGCCGGGCTCGGGCCGCCGGGGCTCGGCACGGTCGATCTGCTCGCCCGGCTCCAGCTCGCGGCCCGGCGTGCCGGGGGCCGGATCAGGCTGCGCGACCCCGACCCCGGGCTACACGCCCTCCTTGACCTCGTCGGCCTCCGCTTCGAGGTGGAGGGGCAGTCCGAACAGGGGGAACCAGCGCTGGGTGTCGAGGAAGAAGTGGAACCCGGTGAGCCGGCCGTCTGA
- a CDS encoding sigma-70 family RNA polymerase sigma factor: MTDSTATTTDLDIRLEKHRTELTGYCYRMLGSSFEAEDAVQDTLVRAWRSYDKFEGRSSLRSWLYRIATNVCLDMLTAGNKRARPMDLSESTPLAQAALSPRPDHTWLEPMPDNRILPTVEDPAEAAVAKETVRLAFMAALQQLPPKQRAVLILREVLAWKASEVAELLDTSVASVNSALQRARATLAEREEHGADAAVSDPLDEEQQKLLDRYVKAFEGYDMTALTALLHEDAIMTMPPFDLWLTGHDDITGFMTTLGSACEGSRLVPVQVNGLPGFAQYKPDPEKGGHTPWAVQVLEISDGRLTGFHFFLDTQRWFPLFGLPLHLEAEADEVKEGV, from the coding sequence ATGACGGACAGCACGGCGACGACGACAGACCTCGACATCAGGCTCGAGAAACACCGCACCGAGCTGACGGGGTACTGCTACCGCATGCTCGGCTCCTCCTTCGAGGCCGAGGACGCGGTGCAGGACACCCTGGTGCGGGCCTGGCGGAGCTACGACAAGTTCGAGGGCCGTTCCAGTCTCCGCTCGTGGCTGTACCGCATCGCGACGAACGTCTGCCTGGACATGCTGACCGCGGGCAACAAGCGCGCCCGCCCCATGGACCTCTCGGAGTCGACCCCCCTCGCCCAGGCCGCCCTCTCCCCCCGCCCCGACCACACCTGGCTGGAGCCGATGCCGGACAACCGCATCCTGCCGACGGTCGAGGACCCGGCGGAGGCGGCGGTCGCCAAGGAGACCGTGCGGCTCGCCTTCATGGCCGCCCTGCAGCAACTGCCGCCCAAGCAGCGCGCGGTGCTGATCCTGCGTGAGGTGCTGGCGTGGAAGGCGAGCGAGGTCGCCGAACTGCTCGACACCTCCGTCGCCTCGGTCAACAGCGCCCTCCAGCGGGCCCGCGCCACCCTCGCCGAGCGGGAGGAGCACGGCGCCGACGCGGCCGTGTCCGACCCGCTGGACGAGGAGCAGCAGAAACTCCTGGACCGCTATGTGAAGGCGTTCGAGGGGTACGACATGACGGCGCTGACGGCTCTCCTCCACGAGGACGCCATCATGACGATGCCGCCGTTCGACCTCTGGCTGACGGGCCACGACGACATCACGGGCTTCATGACGACCCTGGGCTCGGCCTGCGAGGGCTCACGTCTGGTGCCGGTGCAGGTCAACGGCCTGCCGGGGTTCGCCCAGTACAAGCCGGACCCGGAGAAGGGCGGTCACACCCCCTGGGCGGTCCAGGTGCTGGAGATCTCAGACGGCCGGCTCACCGGGTTCCACTTCTTCCTCGACACCCAGCGCTGGTTCCCCCTGTTCGGACTGCCCCTCCACCTCGAAGCGGAGGCCGACGAGGTCAAGGAGGGCGTGTAG
- a CDS encoding ATP-binding protein, which translates to MKQSAAKTLGVAALGAAFAATGAGAANAAPAVPDATQALGSVSKGLPTENVTKALPGGGEALAQAQPALGAGLATAQPAVAKALADGPAAPVAGLLGGLPVGKLLLGSDSSLNGLPLG; encoded by the coding sequence ATGAAGCAGTCTGCTGCCAAGACCCTCGGTGTCGCCGCCCTCGGTGCCGCCTTCGCCGCCACCGGCGCGGGTGCCGCGAACGCCGCTCCGGCGGTCCCGGACGCCACTCAGGCGCTCGGCTCCGTCTCCAAGGGGCTCCCCACCGAGAACGTCACCAAGGCGCTGCCGGGCGGCGGTGAGGCGCTGGCGCAGGCCCAGCCGGCGCTGGGCGCGGGCCTCGCGACCGCCCAGCCGGCTGTCGCGAAGGCGCTCGCCGACGGTCCGGCCGCGCCGGTCGCCGGTCTCCTCGGCGGCCTGCCGGTCGGCAAGCTCCTGCTGGGCAGCGACTCCAGCCTGAACGGCCTGCCGCTCGGCTGA
- a CDS encoding SigE family RNA polymerase sigma factor, which yields MNTLHGISTSAVVTRLHDVTRGSEKSGAVSGRGCARGTGRQHTAYMSVVDTFTGESHGGSSYREDTGERRSLSEAEFTAYVQERRASLYATAYHLTGDRFEAEDLLQSALFSTYKAWDRISDKAAVGGYLRRTMTNLHISAWRRRKLNEYPTEELPETPGDTDAMRGTELRAVLWQALARLPELQRTMLVLRYYEGRTDPEIAEILDISVGTVKSSIWRSLRRLREDEVLSFGRDEENAFGELVA from the coding sequence ATGAACACGCTGCACGGCATCAGCACCAGCGCAGTGGTCACGCGGCTGCACGACGTGACCCGGGGTTCCGAGAAGTCCGGTGCCGTGAGCGGGCGGGGGTGCGCTCGCGGCACCGGGCGTCAGCACACCGCGTACATGTCGGTGGTTGACACCTTCACGGGGGAATCGCACGGGGGATCGTCGTACAGGGAGGACACGGGGGAGCGTCGTTCGCTGTCGGAGGCGGAGTTCACCGCCTACGTCCAGGAGCGCCGCGCCTCCCTGTACGCCACCGCGTACCACCTGACCGGGGACCGCTTCGAGGCCGAGGACCTGCTGCAGAGCGCGCTGTTCTCGACGTACAAGGCATGGGACCGGATCAGCGACAAGGCCGCGGTCGGGGGCTACCTCCGCCGCACCATGACGAACCTGCACATCAGCGCGTGGCGCCGCCGCAAGCTGAACGAGTACCCGACCGAGGAACTGCCGGAGACGCCCGGCGACACGGACGCGATGCGCGGCACGGAGCTGCGCGCGGTCCTGTGGCAGGCGCTGGCCCGGCTGCCCGAACTCCAGCGCACGATGCTGGTCCTCCGTTACTACGAGGGCCGCACCGACCCGGAGATCGCGGAGATCCTCGACATCAGTGTCGGCACGGTGAAGTCCAGCATCTGGCGGTCGCTCCGCCGGCTGCGCGAGGACGAGGTCCTCAGCTTCGGCCGTGACGAGGAGAACGCCTTCGGGGAGCTCGTCGCCTGA
- a CDS encoding VanZ family protein has translation MQRQGFVGGSAALRVRVAGGALLVAHLAFVAWFTLRPLDVPWVVPANLHPLAGIRADLALGWQEGTRRIGEGLALLAPLGFLLPMAHGRLWASPLGSLIRTSAAGALISLGIALLQTGVPGQVVDIDALLLNTAGVALAHVAVVPTARHWLRRGTERRRRTAVRQEEPAQGRTPTIPRVGIAP, from the coding sequence GTGCAGCGTCAAGGCTTCGTCGGCGGCAGTGCCGCCCTTCGCGTCCGTGTGGCAGGAGGTGCCCTCCTGGTCGCACACCTCGCGTTCGTCGCCTGGTTCACGCTGCGGCCGCTGGACGTGCCCTGGGTCGTCCCGGCCAACCTGCACCCGCTGGCCGGCATCCGCGCCGACCTCGCTCTCGGCTGGCAGGAGGGAACCCGCCGTATCGGCGAGGGACTGGCCCTGCTCGCCCCGCTCGGCTTCCTGCTCCCGATGGCGCACGGCAGGCTGTGGGCCTCCCCGCTCGGCTCCCTGATCCGTACGTCCGCCGCGGGCGCCCTGATCTCCCTGGGCATCGCGCTCCTCCAGACCGGGGTCCCCGGCCAGGTCGTCGACATCGACGCGCTGCTCCTGAACACCGCCGGCGTGGCCCTCGCGCATGTCGCGGTCGTGCCGACGGCACGCCACTGGCTCCGTCGCGGGACCGAGCGCAGGCGGCGCACCGCCGTCCGCCAGGAGGAGCCGGCTCAGGGTCGGACCCCGACGATTCCCAGGGTCGGGATCGCACCGTAG
- a CDS encoding adenosine deaminase, with the protein MTSKTDRMGNPPSSDQIRRAPKVLLHDHLDGGLRPGTIVDLARDTGYSALPETDADRLGVWFREAADSGSLERYLETFSHTVGVMQTRDALVRVAAECAEDLAEDGVVYAEVRYAPEQHLEKGLTLEEVVEAVNEGFREGERRARANGHRIRVGALLTAMRHAARALEIAELANRYRDLGVVGFDIAGAEAGYPPTRHLDAFEYLKRENNHFTIHAGEAFGLPSIWQALQWCGADRLGHGVRIIDDIQVHEDGTVKLGRLASYVRDKRIPLELCPSSNLQTGAASSYAEHPIGLLRRLHFRATVNTDNRLMSGTSMSREFEHLVDAFGYTLDDLQWFSVNAMKSAFIPFDERLAMINDVIKPGYAELKSEWLFQQTASTSGSVAEGSWPGAFSGTK; encoded by the coding sequence ATGACGAGCAAGACTGACCGGATGGGGAACCCCCCGAGCTCGGACCAGATCCGCCGGGCACCCAAGGTTCTGCTGCACGATCACCTCGACGGCGGGCTGCGCCCCGGCACGATCGTCGACCTCGCCCGGGACACCGGGTACTCCGCCCTCCCCGAGACCGACGCGGACCGATTGGGCGTCTGGTTCCGCGAAGCCGCCGACTCCGGTTCGCTGGAGCGGTACTTGGAGACCTTCTCGCACACCGTCGGCGTCATGCAGACCCGTGACGCGCTGGTGCGGGTGGCCGCCGAGTGCGCCGAGGACCTTGCCGAGGACGGTGTCGTCTACGCCGAGGTGCGGTACGCCCCCGAGCAGCACCTGGAGAAGGGCCTGACCCTCGAAGAGGTCGTCGAGGCCGTCAACGAGGGCTTCAGGGAAGGGGAGCGCAGGGCCAGGGCGAACGGCCACCGCATCCGCGTCGGCGCCCTGCTCACCGCGATGCGGCATGCGGCCCGTGCCCTGGAGATCGCCGAACTCGCCAACCGCTACCGCGACCTGGGCGTCGTCGGCTTCGACATCGCGGGCGCGGAGGCCGGCTACCCGCCCACCCGTCACCTCGACGCCTTCGAGTACTTGAAGCGCGAGAACAACCACTTCACCATCCACGCCGGCGAGGCCTTCGGGCTGCCGTCCATCTGGCAGGCCCTGCAGTGGTGCGGTGCCGACCGGCTCGGGCACGGTGTGCGCATCATCGACGACATCCAGGTCCACGAGGACGGCACGGTCAAGCTCGGGCGGCTCGCCTCCTACGTCCGGGACAAGCGGATCCCGCTGGAGCTGTGCCCCAGCTCCAATCTGCAGACCGGGGCGGCCTCGTCGTACGCCGAGCACCCGATCGGGCTGCTGCGGCGCCTGCACTTCCGGGCGACCGTGAACACCGACAACCGGCTGATGTCCGGCACCAGCATGAGCCGGGAATTCGAGCACCTCGTCGACGCGTTCGGCTATACGCTCGACGATCTCCAGTGGTTCTCCGTCAATGCGATGAAATCAGCGTTCATTCCTTTCGATGAAAGACTCGCGATGATCAATGACGTCATCAAGCCCGGATATGCAGAGCTGAAGTCCGAATGGCTGTTCCAGCAGACCGCTTCCACCAGCGGTTCTGTGGCCGAGGGGAGCTGGCCGGGCGCATTCTCGGGCACGAAATGA
- the afsQ1 gene encoding two-component system response regulator AfsQ1, protein MPSLLLIEDDDAIRTALELSLTRQGHRVATAATGEDGLKLLREQRPDLIVLDVMLPGIDGFEVCRRIRRTDQLPIILLTARNDDIDIVVGLESGADDYVVKPIQGRVLDARIRAVLRRGERESTDAASFGSLVIDRAAMTVTKNGEDLQLTPTELRLLLELSRRPGQALSRQQLLRLVWEHDYLGDSRLVDACVQRLRAKVEDVPSSPTLIRTVRGVGYRLDTPQ, encoded by the coding sequence GTGCCTTCCCTGTTGCTGATCGAGGACGACGACGCCATCCGTACGGCCCTGGAGCTGAGCCTCACGCGCCAGGGCCACCGGGTTGCCACCGCTGCCACCGGCGAGGACGGCCTGAAGCTGCTCCGTGAGCAGCGGCCGGACCTGATCGTGCTGGATGTGATGCTGCCCGGCATCGACGGGTTCGAGGTGTGCCGGCGCATCCGGCGCACGGACCAGCTGCCGATCATTCTGCTGACCGCGCGCAACGACGACATCGACATCGTCGTCGGACTGGAGTCCGGCGCCGACGACTATGTCGTCAAGCCGATCCAGGGGCGGGTGCTGGACGCCCGGATCCGGGCCGTGCTGCGCCGCGGGGAACGCGAGTCGACCGACGCGGCGAGCTTCGGCTCCCTGGTCATCGACCGCGCGGCCATGACCGTGACGAAGAACGGCGAGGACCTCCAGCTCACGCCCACCGAGCTCAGGCTGCTCCTGGAGCTGAGCCGGCGGCCCGGCCAGGCCCTGTCGCGGCAGCAGTTGCTGCGGCTGGTCTGGGAGCACGACTACCTCGGTGACTCGCGCCTGGTGGACGCCTGTGTCCAGCGGCTGCGCGCCAAGGTCGAGGACGTGCCGTCGTCCCCGACCCTGATCCGTACCGTGCGGGGCGTGGGTTACCGGCTGGACACGCCTCAGTGA
- a CDS encoding alpha/beta hydrolase → MAQQATPVRSARLGRTLGPEPAAVNGVVLLLPGGDETSLRRPASMRLPSTVRALGRRLARSGHADGLAAHLVHYRYRGWNGSEAHLAHDATWAADEIVRRYGDVPVALVGVDMGARAALRAGGHEAVNSVVAVAPWLPEEDVAATPEPVKQLVGRRVLIVHGTNDAQTDPELSFRLASRAKKANREVCRFEVHSDGHGLHQYRAEVQALTEDFVMGALFGRALSRPVQDALAAPPPLGLRMPLASGFGRRR, encoded by the coding sequence ATGGCACAGCAAGCGACGCCGGTTCGCAGCGCCCGACTGGGCAGGACACTCGGCCCGGAGCCGGCGGCGGTGAACGGGGTGGTGCTGCTCCTTCCGGGCGGCGACGAAACCTCTCTGCGCAGACCCGCCTCGATGCGACTCCCCTCCACCGTACGGGCGTTGGGACGACGGCTCGCCCGGTCGGGACACGCGGACGGGCTGGCGGCCCACCTGGTGCACTACCGCTATCGCGGATGGAACGGCAGCGAGGCGCATCTCGCGCACGACGCGACCTGGGCCGCCGACGAGATCGTACGGCGCTACGGCGACGTCCCCGTGGCCCTGGTCGGCGTCGACATGGGCGCGCGGGCCGCCCTGCGCGCGGGCGGACACGAGGCCGTCAACTCCGTGGTGGCGGTCGCTCCTTGGCTGCCCGAGGAGGATGTGGCGGCCACGCCCGAACCGGTCAAGCAGCTCGTGGGGCGGCGGGTGCTGATCGTGCACGGCACGAACGACGCGCAGACGGACCCCGAGTTGTCGTTCCGGCTCGCGTCCCGGGCGAAGAAGGCCAACCGGGAGGTGTGCCGGTTCGAGGTGCACTCCGACGGACACGGGCTGCATCAGTACCGGGCCGAAGTACAGGCGCTGACCGAGGACTTCGTCATGGGAGCACTGTTCGGGCGGGCGCTGTCCCGGCCTGTGCAGGACGCGCTGGCCGCGCCTCCGCCGCTGGGGCTGCGGATGCCGCTCGCCTCCGGGTTCGGGCGCAGACGGTAG
- a CDS encoding HAMP domain-containing sensor histidine kinase, with product MTEAQGGLRGWFAARKGVWSRLRFTSLRLRLVVVFGLVALTAAVSASGIAYWLNREAVLTRAQDAVLRDFQQEMQNRAGALPEDPTQDELQQAAGQMAGSSQRFSVLLVADDANGRTVYGTSGALDGFTLQDVPVSLREAVNEKQEVDSANKYAYHLYWQRTVDHDTPYLVAGTRVIGGGPTGYMLKSLEPEAKDLNSLAWSLGIATGLALIGSALLAQAAATTVLKPVHRLGVAARRLGEGKLDTRLSVSGTDELADLSRTFNHAAEALEKRVDDMAARDDASRRFVADMSHELRTPLTAITAVTEILEEELEAETGSVDPMIEPAVRLVVSETRRLNDLVENLMEVTRFDAGTARLVLDDVDVADQITACIDARAWLDAVDLDAERGIHARLDPRRLDVILANLIGNALKHGGSPVRVAVRAASDEVVIGVRDHGPGIPEDVLPHVFDRFYKASASRPRSEGSGLGLSIARENAHIHGGEITAANSPDGGAVFTLRLPRDASALAEELLEAKKDDDRASKKGDAR from the coding sequence GTGACCGAAGCGCAAGGGGGGCTCCGCGGCTGGTTCGCGGCTCGTAAGGGTGTGTGGTCACGGCTGCGTTTCACCAGTCTGCGCCTGCGGCTCGTGGTCGTCTTCGGCCTGGTGGCACTGACCGCCGCCGTGTCCGCGTCCGGGATCGCCTACTGGCTCAACCGCGAGGCGGTGCTCACCCGCGCCCAGGACGCGGTGCTGCGGGACTTCCAGCAGGAGATGCAGAACCGCGCGGGCGCCCTGCCGGAGGACCCCACGCAGGACGAACTCCAGCAGGCGGCGGGGCAGATGGCGGGCAGCAGCCAGCGCTTCAGCGTGCTCCTCGTCGCCGACGACGCCAACGGCAGGACCGTGTACGGCACTTCGGGCGCCCTGGACGGCTTCACGCTCCAGGACGTGCCCGTGTCGCTGCGCGAGGCGGTGAACGAGAAGCAGGAGGTCGACTCCGCCAACAAGTACGCCTATCACCTGTACTGGCAGCGGACCGTCGACCACGACACGCCGTATCTGGTCGCCGGCACGAGGGTGATCGGCGGCGGCCCCACCGGTTACATGCTCAAGTCCCTCGAGCCGGAGGCCAAGGACCTCAACTCCCTGGCCTGGTCGCTGGGTATCGCCACCGGGCTGGCCCTGATCGGCTCCGCGCTGCTCGCGCAGGCCGCCGCGACGACCGTACTGAAGCCGGTGCACCGGCTCGGGGTCGCCGCGCGCAGGCTCGGCGAGGGCAAGCTGGACACCCGGCTCAGCGTGTCGGGCACCGACGAACTCGCCGATCTCTCGAGGACGTTCAACCACGCGGCCGAGGCGCTGGAGAAACGGGTCGACGACATGGCCGCCCGCGACGACGCCTCGCGGCGCTTCGTGGCGGACATGAGCCATGAACTCCGTACGCCGCTCACCGCGATCACCGCCGTCACGGAGATCCTCGAGGAGGAGCTGGAGGCGGAGACCGGCTCGGTGGACCCGATGATCGAGCCGGCCGTGCGGCTGGTGGTCAGCGAGACGCGCAGGCTCAACGACCTGGTCGAGAACCTCATGGAGGTCACCCGCTTCGACGCGGGTACGGCCCGGCTGGTCCTGGACGACGTCGACGTGGCCGACCAGATCACCGCGTGCATCGACGCGCGCGCGTGGCTGGACGCGGTGGACCTGGACGCCGAGCGCGGCATCCACGCCCGCCTCGACCCGCGCCGCCTCGACGTGATCCTCGCCAACCTGATCGGCAACGCCCTCAAGCACGGCGGCTCCCCGGTCCGGGTGGCCGTGCGCGCGGCGTCCGACGAGGTGGTCATCGGGGTCCGCGACCACGGCCCCGGCATCCCCGAGGACGTCCTCCCGCACGTCTTCGACCGCTTCTACAAGGCCAGCGCCTCCCGCCCCCGCTCCGAGGGCAGCGGCCTCGGCCTGTCCATCGCCCGGGAGAACGCGCACATCCACGGCGGCGAGATCACCGCGGCGAACTCCCCCGACGGAGGCGCCGTCTTCACGCTGCGGCTCCCCCGGGACGCCTCGGCGCTGGCCGAGGAACTCCTGGAGGCCAAGAAGGACGACGACCGCGCGTCGAAGAAGGGGGACGCCCGATGA
- a CDS encoding MFS transporter: protein MPASTEAPTRVGAVSPASATSAAVDSRLTPGGPGYRRMSFALFLAGVATFALLYSTQALLPLISGEFGVAASEASWTVAAATGGLALFVLPMSALSERFGRRTVMTASLAVAVTVGLLVPFAPSLTALVVLRAVQGAALAGLPASATAYLAEEVRPKALVTAIGLFVAGNSVGGMSGRVITGWVAQEWGWRVAVGVIGAIAVACAVAFRLLLPAPKHFVAGSLRPRVLLGTVRAHLGDPLLRRLYAIGALFMTVFGGVYTVIGYRLTEAPFSLPQGIVGSIFLVYLVGTVSASTAGRLVGRLGRRGALYAAGGTTAAGLLLSLAGSLPLVLLGLVLITGGFFAGHAVASSAVSKTATHGRAQASALYQSAYYIGSSAGSTVGALAFHAGGWTGTVGVGLLAVLGVVSITVLGTRAARAEQRLATV from the coding sequence ATGCCTGCCAGTACCGAGGCGCCCACCCGCGTGGGCGCCGTATCTCCCGCCTCTGCCACCTCCGCCGCCGTCGATTCCCGTCTCACCCCGGGTGGCCCCGGCTACCGCAGGATGAGCTTCGCCCTCTTCCTCGCCGGTGTCGCGACCTTCGCGCTGCTGTACTCCACGCAGGCCCTTCTCCCGCTGATCTCGGGCGAGTTCGGGGTGGCGGCGAGCGAGGCGAGCTGGACGGTGGCGGCGGCGACCGGCGGTCTGGCGCTGTTCGTGCTGCCGATGAGCGCCCTGTCGGAGCGCTTCGGACGCCGTACGGTCATGACGGCGTCGCTCGCGGTCGCGGTGACGGTCGGTCTCCTGGTCCCCTTCGCGCCCTCGCTGACCGCGCTGGTCGTGCTGCGGGCCGTGCAGGGCGCGGCCCTGGCGGGGCTGCCCGCCTCCGCGACGGCGTATCTCGCCGAGGAGGTCAGGCCGAAGGCGCTGGTCACGGCGATCGGGCTGTTCGTCGCCGGCAACAGCGTCGGCGGGATGAGCGGCCGGGTCATCACCGGCTGGGTCGCGCAGGAATGGGGCTGGCGCGTGGCCGTGGGGGTCATCGGCGCGATCGCGGTGGCCTGCGCGGTGGCGTTCCGCCTCCTGCTGCCGGCGCCGAAGCACTTCGTGGCGGGCTCGCTGCGGCCGCGGGTGCTGCTCGGCACGGTCCGCGCACACCTGGGCGACCCGCTGCTGCGCCGCCTCTACGCCATCGGCGCGCTGTTCATGACGGTCTTCGGCGGCGTGTACACGGTCATCGGCTACCGGCTGACCGAGGCGCCCTTCTCGCTCCCTCAGGGCATCGTCGGCTCGATCTTCCTGGTCTACCTGGTGGGCACGGTGTCCGCGTCGACGGCGGGCCGGCTGGTCGGCCGCCTGGGCCGCCGGGGCGCGCTGTACGCGGCGGGCGGTACGACGGCCGCGGGCCTCCTGCTCTCCCTGGCGGGCTCCCTGCCGCTGGTCCTGCTGGGCCTGGTCCTGATCACCGGCGGCTTCTTCGCCGGGCACGCGGTGGCGTCCTCGGCGGTCAGCAAGACGGCCACCCACGGCCGCGCCCAGGCCTCGGCCCTCTACCAGTCCGCCTACTACATCGGTTCCAGCGCGGGCAGCACGGTCGGCGCGCTCGCCTTCCACGCGGGCGGCTGGACCGGGACGGTCGGGGTCGGACTGCTGGCGGTGCTCGGCGTGGTGTCGATCACCGTCCTCGGAACCCGTGCGGCGAGGGCTGAGCAGCGGCTCGCGACGGTCTGA